The Lysobacter sp. genome includes a window with the following:
- a CDS encoding aminodeoxychorismate/anthranilate synthase component II: MVLMIDNYDSFTYNLVQYLQALGADVKVVRNDELSVAQIEALNPSAIVISPGPCTPNEAGVSVDVIRQLGDRIPILGVCLGHQSIGQAYGGDVIRAGRIMHGKTSRIHHQGKGVFAGLPDRYEATRYHSLVVDQGTLPDTLEVTAWTENDDGTIEEIMGLRHRDYPVEGVQFHPESILTEHGHALLKNFLARAA, translated from the coding sequence ATGGTGCTGATGATCGACAACTACGACAGCTTCACCTACAACCTGGTGCAGTACCTGCAGGCGCTGGGCGCGGATGTGAAAGTAGTGCGCAACGACGAATTGAGCGTCGCGCAGATCGAAGCGCTCAACCCTTCGGCCATCGTCATTTCCCCGGGCCCGTGTACCCCGAACGAAGCGGGCGTGTCGGTGGACGTGATCCGCCAGTTGGGCGACCGCATTCCGATTCTCGGCGTCTGCCTCGGACATCAAAGCATCGGTCAGGCCTACGGCGGGGATGTCATCCGCGCGGGCCGGATCATGCACGGCAAGACGTCGCGCATCCACCATCAGGGCAAGGGCGTGTTCGCCGGCCTGCCCGACCGCTACGAAGCGACGCGTTACCACTCGCTGGTGGTCGATCAAGGCACCTTGCCCGATACCCTCGAGGTCACCGCCTGGACCGAAAACGACGACGGCACGATCGAGGAGATCATGGGCCTGCGTCATCGCGACTACCCGGTGGAAGGCGTGCAGTTCCATCCCGAATCGATCCTCACCGAACACGGCCATGCGCTGCTGAAGAATTTCCTCGCGCGCGCGGCTTGA
- the trpD gene encoding anthranilate phosphoribosyltransferase, with protein MSITPQEALQRTIEHREIFHDEMVELMRQIMRGEVSPPMVSAILTGLRVKKETIGEIAAAASVLREFSHRVEVPDRDRLIDIVGTGGDGAHTFNISTASMFVVAAAGAKVAKHGNRSVSSKSGSADVLEALGAKIELQPEQVAACIAATGIGFMFAPVHHPAMKMVAPVRREMGVRTMFNILGPLTNPAGAPNILMGVFHPDLVGIQARVLQELGAKRALVVWGRDGMDELSLGAASLVAELRDGVVREYEVHPEDFGIGMSASRNLRVEDAHESKAMLLEALNNKPGLPREIVCLNAGAALYVAGSADSIALGIEAARAAIASGDARAKLEHFIDTTQKLAAS; from the coding sequence ATGTCGATCACGCCACAAGAAGCCCTGCAACGGACCATCGAGCATCGCGAGATCTTCCACGACGAAATGGTCGAGCTGATGCGCCAGATCATGCGCGGCGAAGTCTCCCCGCCGATGGTCTCGGCGATCCTCACCGGCCTGCGCGTGAAGAAGGAAACCATCGGCGAAATCGCCGCCGCGGCCTCGGTGCTGCGCGAGTTTTCGCACAGGGTCGAAGTTCCCGATCGCGACCGCCTGATCGATATCGTCGGTACCGGCGGCGATGGCGCGCATACCTTCAACATCTCCACCGCCAGCATGTTCGTGGTCGCGGCGGCCGGCGCGAAAGTCGCAAAACACGGCAATCGCAGCGTGTCGTCGAAATCCGGCAGCGCCGACGTGCTCGAAGCGCTTGGCGCGAAGATCGAGCTGCAGCCGGAACAGGTCGCGGCCTGCATCGCAGCCACCGGCATCGGCTTCATGTTCGCGCCCGTGCATCATCCCGCGATGAAAATGGTGGCGCCGGTACGTCGCGAGATGGGCGTACGCACGATGTTCAATATCCTCGGGCCGCTCACCAACCCGGCCGGCGCGCCGAACATCCTGATGGGCGTGTTCCATCCCGACCTCGTCGGCATCCAGGCGCGCGTGCTGCAGGAACTCGGCGCGAAGCGCGCACTGGTGGTCTGGGGCCGCGACGGCATGGATGAGCTCTCGCTCGGCGCGGCATCGCTGGTCGCGGAACTGCGCGATGGCGTGGTCCGCGAATACGAAGTGCATCCCGAGGATTTCGGCATCGGCATGTCGGCCAGCCGCAACCTGCGCGTCGAGGATGCGCACGAATCCAAAGCGATGCTGCTCGAAGCGTTGAACAACAAGCCCGGGCTGCCGCGCGAGATCGTGTGCCTCAACGCAGGCGCTGCGCTGTATGTGGCCGGCAGCGCCGACAGCATCGCCCTCGGCATCGAAGCGGCGCGCGCCGCGATCGCCAGCGGCGACGCGCGCGCCAAGCTCGAACACTTCATCGACACCACGCAGAAACTGGCCGCATCGTGA
- a CDS encoding antibiotic biosynthesis monooxygenase, whose product MPSAGRFADTPEPPYYAVMFTSLRNGEDDDGYGEASGRMMELAVQQPGYLGAESVRDAEGIGITISYWRTEADILGWKHQAEHAATRARGRRDWYTRYITRVAKVERAYDWFAKTP is encoded by the coding sequence ATGCCGTCCGCCGGGCGTTTCGCGGATACGCCGGAGCCGCCTTATTACGCGGTGATGTTCACGTCGTTGCGCAACGGCGAGGACGACGACGGGTATGGAGAAGCGTCCGGGCGGATGATGGAGCTCGCCGTGCAGCAGCCCGGTTATCTGGGCGCGGAATCGGTGCGCGACGCCGAAGGCATCGGCATCACCATCAGTTACTGGCGCACCGAAGCCGACATCCTCGGCTGGAAGCATCAGGCCGAGCATGCCGCCACCCGCGCGCGTGGCCGTCGCGACTGGTACACGCGCTATATCACCCGCGTCGCCAAGGTCGAACGCGCCTACGACTGGTTCGCAAAAACGCCATGA
- the trpC gene encoding indole-3-glycerol phosphate synthase TrpC: protein MNDRQHSTGRADILQRILDRKVEEVAARSARVSLDTLRAQLADAPPPRGFVAAIEAKRAAGNPAVIAEVKKASPSKGVIREDFDPAAIARSYQSAGAACLSVLTDIDFFQGADAYLQQARAACALPVLRKDFTVDPYQIVEARVLGADCILLIVSALDDAQLTSLYREAMDIGLDVLVEVHDAAELERALKLQSIGGRLPMIGVNNRNLRTFEVSLATTLSLKYAVPADRILVTESGVGTRDDIDWLLAAGVDVFLVGESFMRDPDPGAALQRLFFPG from the coding sequence ATGAACGATCGACAGCACAGCACCGGACGCGCGGATATCCTGCAGCGCATCCTCGACCGCAAAGTCGAGGAAGTCGCAGCGCGCAGCGCGCGCGTGTCGCTGGACACATTGCGCGCGCAGCTCGCGGATGCGCCGCCGCCCCGCGGCTTCGTCGCCGCGATCGAAGCGAAACGCGCGGCCGGAAACCCCGCGGTGATCGCCGAGGTCAAGAAGGCCAGCCCGTCGAAAGGCGTGATCCGCGAGGATTTCGACCCCGCAGCGATCGCGCGCAGTTACCAATCCGCGGGCGCCGCGTGTCTGTCGGTGCTGACCGATATCGATTTCTTCCAGGGCGCCGACGCCTATCTGCAGCAGGCGCGCGCCGCCTGCGCGCTGCCCGTCCTGCGAAAGGATTTCACCGTCGATCCGTATCAGATCGTGGAAGCGCGCGTGCTCGGCGCCGACTGCATCCTGTTGATCGTGTCGGCATTGGACGACGCGCAGTTGACTTCGCTGTATCGCGAAGCGATGGACATCGGTCTCGACGTGCTGGTGGAAGTGCATGATGCGGCCGAGCTCGAGCGCGCGCTGAAACTGCAGTCCATCGGCGGGCGCCTGCCGATGATCGGCGTCAACAACCGCAACCTGCGTACGTTCGAGGTCTCGCTCGCGACCACGCTGTCGCTGAAATACGCGGTGCCTGCCGACCGCATTCTGGTGACCGAAAGCGGTGTCGGCACGCGCGACGATATCGATTGGCTGCTGGCGGCCGGCGTCGACGTATTCCTGGTCGGCGAGTCGTTCATGCGCGATCCCGACCCCGGCGCCGCGCTGCAGCGACTGTTCTTTCCGGGATGA
- a CDS encoding haloacid dehalogenase, which translates to MSAHAYPTPAADAPLIVFDFDHTLYDGDSGSHLFKWLIERNPWRKLLALLIAPVFGPMIAWMPTRRRGISAFVWVGTLGMKTVADFNAATDRYVVAHTDAIRSRLLPIALGVLRAHREAGDRVVIATGAPPELARAILAFVAHEDLPVIGTRVGPKYGAIGAIRHCHYRMKMTMIRDAGFTAPVEKAYSDSSADLPLLQAALHPVVVNPKAKRIAMFRRALPPGTPILNWGCPGRAGDAVC; encoded by the coding sequence ATGAGCGCGCACGCATACCCGACACCTGCGGCCGACGCACCGCTGATCGTCTTCGATTTCGATCACACGCTGTACGACGGCGACTCCGGCAGCCATTTGTTCAAGTGGCTGATCGAACGCAATCCGTGGCGCAAGCTGCTCGCGCTGCTGATCGCGCCGGTGTTCGGCCCGATGATCGCGTGGATGCCGACGCGACGTCGCGGCATCTCCGCGTTCGTGTGGGTCGGCACGCTGGGCATGAAAACCGTCGCCGATTTCAACGCTGCGACCGATCGTTACGTGGTTGCGCACACCGATGCGATCCGATCCAGATTGCTGCCGATCGCCCTCGGCGTCTTGCGCGCGCATCGTGAGGCCGGCGATCGCGTCGTCATCGCCACCGGCGCGCCGCCGGAACTCGCCCGCGCGATCCTCGCCTTCGTCGCACACGAGGATCTGCCGGTGATCGGCACCCGGGTCGGCCCGAAATACGGCGCCATCGGCGCGATCCGCCACTGTCACTACCGCATGAAGATGACGATGATCCGCGACGCCGGCTTCACCGCGCCGGTGGAAAAAGCCTACTCCGACAGCAGCGCGGATCTGCCGCTGCTGCAGGCGGCGCTGCATCCTGTGGTCGTCAATCCGAAGGCGAAGCGCATCGCGATGTTCCGTCGCGCGCTGCCCCCAGGTACGCCGATCCTCAACTGGGGGTGTCCGGGGCGTGCTGGCGATGCCGTTTGCTGA
- the mgtE gene encoding magnesium transporter — protein MAETIRHDKTARQLRLLSDALDSGRLGPVRRLVNSLSPAEIGNLLESLPPGKRSVVWGLVDAEDDGEVLVHVGEDVRESLIADMDPDELVAAVEDLDIDDLADLVEDLPDTVIDEVLKSMDRENRERLEQVLSYDEDSAGRLMNPDVVTVRADTTVDVVLRYLRLRGELPEHTDHLYVISRRHQYLGRIALQSLLTRDASTPINQLIDDEQPAIGVDESADEVARVFSDHDWISAPVVDDNNVLLGRITIDDVVDIIRYQAEHQALGAAGLDEEEDLFSPVPRAAKRRAIWLGINLATAFLASWVIGRFEATLEQIVALAVLMPIVASMGGVAGTQTLTLMVRGLALGQVAHGNLRALLSKEVLVGLLNGIIWAIVVGAVSTLWFRDIKLGLVIGAAMAINLVAAALAGVLVPLTLKRMNVDPALAGGVVLTTVTDVVGFLSFLGLATLILI, from the coding sequence ATGGCCGAGACCATCCGCCACGACAAGACCGCGCGCCAGCTGCGTCTGCTATCGGACGCGCTGGACAGCGGCCGTCTGGGTCCCGTGCGCCGGCTGGTCAACAGTCTGTCGCCGGCGGAGATCGGCAACCTGCTGGAATCGCTGCCGCCCGGCAAGCGCAGCGTGGTCTGGGGTCTGGTCGACGCCGAGGACGACGGCGAGGTGCTGGTCCACGTCGGCGAGGATGTGCGCGAAAGCCTGATCGCGGACATGGATCCGGACGAGCTGGTCGCGGCGGTCGAAGATCTCGATATCGACGACCTCGCCGATCTGGTCGAAGACCTGCCCGATACGGTCATCGACGAAGTGCTCAAGTCGATGGATCGCGAGAACCGCGAGCGGCTGGAGCAGGTGCTGTCCTACGACGAGGACAGCGCCGGCCGATTGATGAACCCGGACGTGGTGACGGTGCGCGCCGACACCACCGTCGATGTGGTGCTGCGCTACCTGCGCCTGCGCGGCGAATTGCCGGAGCATACCGATCATCTGTACGTCATCAGCCGCCGTCATCAGTATCTGGGACGGATCGCGCTGCAGTCGCTGCTGACCCGTGACGCCAGCACGCCGATCAACCAACTGATCGACGATGAGCAGCCGGCGATCGGCGTGGACGAATCCGCCGATGAAGTGGCGCGGGTGTTTTCCGACCACGACTGGATCAGCGCGCCGGTGGTCGACGACAACAACGTGCTGCTCGGTCGCATCACCATCGACGATGTGGTCGACATCATCCGTTACCAGGCCGAACACCAGGCGCTCGGCGCCGCCGGTCTGGACGAAGAGGAAGATCTGTTCAGCCCGGTGCCGCGCGCGGCGAAGCGGCGCGCGATCTGGCTGGGCATCAACCTCGCGACCGCGTTTCTCGCGTCCTGGGTGATCGGCCGCTTCGAGGCCACGCTGGAGCAGATCGTCGCACTGGCGGTGCTGATGCCGATCGTCGCCAGCATGGGCGGCGTGGCCGGTACGCAGACACTGACGCTGATGGTGCGCGGTCTCGCGCTGGGCCAGGTCGCGCACGGCAATCTGCGCGCGCTGCTCAGCAAGGAAGTGCTGGTGGGTCTGCTCAACGGCATCATCTGGGCGATCGTGGTCGGCGCCGTGTCCACGTTGTGGTTCCGCGACATCAAGCTCGGCCTGGTGATCGGTGCGGCGATGGCCATCAATCTGGTCGCCGCCGCATTGGCGGGAGTGCTGGTGCCGTTGACCTTGAAACGGATGAACGTCGATCCCGCACTGGCCGGCGGCGTGGTGCTGACCACGGTGACGGATGTGGTCGGGTTCCTGAGTTTCCTCGGACTCGCGACGCTGATTCTGATCTGA
- a CDS encoding OmpA family protein: MRQSRLLIGSTLFLLLLSACKQQDTSPAATAPVETNTPEAMTEKPAAPPAAAAVEAVAPKAETGFSVENIPLSTGTLPPFPFFDIPEGLAGKIKVDKSTVGFARHFFLAGKKMIPVEGRLYHNQMSLIGPDKQREYSTTEFHRNYKDAVLALGGAEISETQFTRPIVDEVGGLREVNQYWRSAPPTSGYEHHSYLIRNADKEYWIHVGTAAARPTGYLVVLEKQAMIRSLGFLDASAMKSALDTEGRVSLHINFDTDKSTLRADSQAVVDEIKKLLDANAGLKLSIEGHTDNTGSADHNRQLSSARASSVLDTLVGLGIDPSRLSSKGFGPDKPVADNADESGREKNRRVELVKL; encoded by the coding sequence ATGCGTCAGAGCCGTCTGCTGATCGGTAGCACACTATTTCTGCTTTTGCTGTCCGCTTGCAAGCAACAGGACACCTCTCCGGCGGCCACGGCGCCCGTAGAGACGAACACACCGGAAGCGATGACCGAGAAGCCTGCTGCACCTCCTGCCGCTGCCGCTGTCGAAGCCGTGGCACCGAAGGCGGAGACCGGGTTCAGCGTGGAGAACATCCCGCTGTCGACCGGGACACTGCCGCCCTTCCCGTTCTTCGATATACCCGAGGGCCTGGCCGGCAAGATCAAGGTCGACAAAAGCACCGTCGGCTTCGCGCGACATTTCTTTCTCGCCGGAAAAAAAATGATCCCGGTCGAAGGTCGGCTCTACCACAATCAGATGAGCCTGATAGGCCCCGACAAACAGCGGGAATATTCGACCACGGAATTCCATCGCAACTACAAGGATGCGGTGCTGGCTCTGGGCGGCGCCGAGATCAGCGAAACGCAGTTCACACGCCCGATCGTCGACGAAGTCGGCGGCCTGCGCGAAGTCAATCAGTATTGGCGCAGTGCGCCGCCGACCAGTGGCTATGAGCACCACAGCTACCTGATCCGCAACGCCGACAAGGAATATTGGATTCACGTCGGAACCGCAGCCGCGCGGCCCACCGGTTATCTCGTGGTTCTGGAAAAGCAGGCGATGATTCGATCGCTTGGTTTTCTCGACGCCAGCGCGATGAAGTCCGCACTGGATACAGAAGGCCGCGTGTCGCTGCACATCAATTTCGACACCGACAAGTCGACACTGCGCGCCGACAGCCAAGCCGTCGTCGATGAAATCAAGAAGCTTCTCGACGCCAACGCAGGCCTCAAACTGTCGATCGAAGGTCACACCGACAACACCGGCAGCGCGGACCACAATCGCCAGCTGTCCTCCGCACGGGCAAGCAGCGTGCTGGATACGCTGGTCGGTCTTGGCATCGATCCGTCGCGCCTGAGCTCCAAAGGCTTCGGCCCAGACAAGCCCGTGGCGGACAATGCCGACGAATCCGGGCGCGAGAAAAATCGTCGGGTCGAACTCGTGAAGCTCTGA
- a CDS encoding alpha-amylase, translating to MRPTALFAMALGLAVLTPTASANHPMTSPVEDRYQPKPYITLKHPAWSKDAVLYQINTRQFTPEGTFRAAERELPRLKTLGVDILWLMPVHPIGEKNRKGTLGSPYSVRDYYGVNPEFGTLDDLKHFVDAAHAQGMYVILDWVANHTAWDNPMVAEHPEWYARDWKGDFHPTPWWDWSDIINLDYRQPGLRKYMTEAMAYWVRDVGVDGYRCDVAGFVPVDFWDNLRGELDAIKPVFMLAEWESRDLHAKAFDATYAWSWNSTMHEIAMGKGDVNKFYVYYSWNEAFFPRGGMRMNFVSNHDKNSWEGTEFEQFGDALHAAMVLSFVGEGIPMIYNGQEAGNPRRLQFFEKDPIAWRKHPNGALYADLIALKKKTSALWNGEWGAMMVHVPNDKLAQVLSFVRQDANGKVFAVFNLSPTAQKVRFEQTLFHGVYTEHFSRKSATLDASTALELKPWEYRVFVR from the coding sequence ATGCGCCCGACTGCCCTGTTCGCGATGGCCCTCGGCCTCGCCGTCCTGACCCCCACCGCTTCGGCAAACCATCCGATGACATCGCCCGTCGAAGACCGCTATCAGCCGAAGCCCTACATCACGCTGAAGCACCCGGCATGGTCGAAGGATGCGGTGCTGTACCAGATCAACACCCGTCAGTTCACGCCCGAAGGCACGTTCCGCGCGGCCGAGCGCGAACTGCCGCGACTGAAGACGCTGGGCGTCGATATCCTGTGGCTGATGCCGGTGCATCCGATCGGCGAGAAGAACCGCAAGGGCACGCTCGGCAGTCCTTATTCGGTGCGCGATTATTACGGCGTGAATCCCGAGTTCGGCACGCTCGACGATCTGAAACACTTCGTCGATGCCGCGCATGCGCAAGGCATGTACGTGATCCTCGATTGGGTCGCCAACCACACCGCCTGGGACAACCCGATGGTCGCGGAGCATCCGGAGTGGTACGCGCGCGACTGGAAGGGCGATTTCCATCCCACGCCGTGGTGGGACTGGTCGGACATCATCAATCTGGATTACCGCCAGCCCGGCCTGCGCAAATACATGACCGAAGCGATGGCGTACTGGGTGCGCGACGTCGGCGTGGACGGCTATCGCTGTGATGTGGCGGGTTTCGTGCCGGTCGATTTCTGGGACAACCTGCGCGGCGAACTCGACGCGATCAAACCCGTGTTCATGCTGGCGGAATGGGAATCCCGCGATCTGCACGCCAAGGCCTTCGACGCGACCTATGCCTGGAGCTGGAACAGCACGATGCACGAGATCGCGATGGGCAAGGGCGACGTCAACAAGTTCTACGTCTACTACTCGTGGAACGAGGCCTTCTTCCCGCGCGGCGGCATGCGCATGAACTTCGTCAGCAACCACGACAAGAATTCGTGGGAAGGCACCGAGTTCGAGCAGTTCGGCGATGCGCTGCACGCCGCGATGGTGCTGTCGTTCGTCGGCGAAGGCATTCCGATGATCTACAACGGTCAGGAAGCCGGCAATCCGCGGCGGCTGCAGTTCTTCGAGAAGGATCCGATCGCCTGGCGCAAGCATCCCAATGGCGCGCTGTACGCGGACCTGATCGCGCTGAAGAAAAAGACCAGCGCGCTGTGGAACGGCGAGTGGGGCGCGATGATGGTGCATGTGCCCAACGACAAGTTGGCGCAGGTGCTCAGCTTCGTCCGCCAGGATGCCAACGGCAAAGTCTTCGCGGTCTTCAACCTCTCGCCGACGGCGCAGAAGGTGCGTTTCGAGCAGACCTTGTTCCACGGCGTTTACACCGAGCATTTCAGCCGGAAATCCGCGACACTGGATGCATCGACCGCGCTGGAACTGAAGCCATGGGAATATCGGGTGTTCGTACGCTGA
- a CDS encoding prolyl oligopeptidase family serine peptidase: MGISGVRTLIRGLACAGVLAMTAMLGACTTLPNAPSTGAFVERSVTVEGTAYRYQVFVPAARHRHGAAPTVLFLHGTGERGSDGDKPTRAGVGPYLRAHADVFPGIVVFPQAPDDSDWKGVAAQIAFAALDAATDEFGGDRDRTYLTGLSMGGYGTWELALMQPQRFAALVPVCGGLTAPREERDLTVTPLRDEADPPAALAQRLKHLPVWIFHGAKDDVVPPREDRLIDAAFRAAGGDVRYTEFPDANHNSWDPAYSQTPALWTWLFSQRRQ; this comes from the coding sequence ATGGGAATATCGGGTGTTCGTACGCTGATCCGCGGCCTCGCCTGCGCGGGCGTGTTGGCGATGACGGCGATGCTCGGCGCGTGCACGACGCTGCCGAATGCGCCGTCCACCGGCGCATTCGTCGAACGCAGCGTGACCGTTGAGGGCACGGCGTATCGCTATCAGGTGTTCGTGCCGGCCGCGCGCCATCGTCACGGTGCGGCGCCGACCGTACTGTTCCTGCACGGCACCGGCGAGCGCGGCAGCGATGGCGACAAACCCACGCGCGCCGGCGTCGGTCCTTACCTGCGTGCGCATGCGGATGTGTTTCCGGGCATCGTGGTCTTTCCGCAGGCGCCGGACGACAGCGACTGGAAAGGCGTCGCCGCACAGATCGCATTCGCCGCACTCGACGCCGCCACCGATGAATTCGGCGGCGATCGCGATCGCACTTATCTCACTGGCCTCTCGATGGGCGGCTATGGCACCTGGGAACTCGCATTGATGCAGCCGCAGCGTTTCGCCGCGCTGGTGCCGGTCTGCGGCGGGTTGACCGCGCCGCGCGAAGAGCGCGACCTCACCGTCACGCCGCTGCGCGACGAAGCGGATCCGCCGGCCGCACTGGCGCAACGGTTGAAGCATCTGCCGGTATGGATCTTCCACGGCGCGAAGGACGACGTGGTACCGCCGCGCGAGGACCGCCTGATCGATGCCGCGTTCCGCGCTGCTGGCGGCGACGTGCGCTACACCGAATTCCCCGATGCCAACCACAACAGTTGGGATCCCGCGTATTCGCAGACGCCGGCGTTGTGGACGTGGCTGTTTTCGCAGCGACGCCAATAG
- the fabR gene encoding HTH-type transcriptional repressor FabR, whose product MNAGRKTSISREDLLAAALRLIGPHRSVSSLSLREVAREAGIAPNSFYRQFRDMDELAVALIDIAGRSLRKIIGAARHRVATRRGIVRGSVEAFMEQLRADDKLLHVLLREGTVGSDAFKQAVDRELTFFEEELRTDLVRLAAAEGAVMHEPALVSKAITRLVFAMGAMAMDLPPERDRELVDQICTMVTMIITGARAIAAKQKPAAD is encoded by the coding sequence CTGAATGCCGGGCGCAAGACTTCGATCTCCCGGGAAGACCTGCTCGCGGCGGCGCTTCGCCTGATCGGGCCACACCGCAGCGTCTCGAGCCTGAGCCTGCGCGAAGTGGCGCGCGAAGCCGGCATCGCCCCCAACAGCTTCTATCGCCAGTTCCGCGACATGGACGAACTGGCGGTCGCCCTGATCGATATCGCCGGGCGCTCGCTGCGCAAGATCATCGGCGCGGCGCGGCACCGCGTGGCGACCCGGCGCGGCATCGTCCGCGGCTCGGTCGAAGCGTTCATGGAACAGCTGCGCGCCGACGACAAGCTGCTGCACGTGCTGCTGCGCGAGGGCACCGTCGGCTCGGATGCGTTCAAGCAGGCGGTCGATCGCGAACTGACGTTCTTCGAAGAAGAATTGCGCACCGATCTGGTGAGGCTGGCCGCGGCCGAAGGCGCGGTCATGCACGAACCGGCGCTGGTGTCGAAAGCCATCACCCGCCTGGTGTTCGCGATGGGCGCGATGGCGATGGACCTGCCGCCCGAGCGCGACCGCGAACTGGTCGATCAGATCTGCACGATGGTGACGATGATCATCACCGGCGCGCGCGCGATCGCGGCCAAACAGAAGCCCGCCGCGGACTGA
- a CDS encoding ferredoxin reductase, whose amino-acid sequence MNAAATPRIAPRRHLLKRLGRVLLAPDAFDFWASRLKSTWSLDRPLARIVARTPESSDTCTLLLQPNRHWRGFRAGQHLNVSAEIDGTRVTRSYSLSDAPRADGRIAITVKAMPGGKLSQYLCHVAKPGDVLTLGPAYGEMTLPERIEGAWLFLAAGSGITPMMAMIRAQAAQGMPMPIALAYWARSRAELCFVDELRALAARQPNFRVDFVLTRDADAADCRYGRIDASLLSSFAPDLHQRRVFACGPDGFVAAARALTAERAVAFLAEAFTPPQRVDADVEGGSVQLTLAASNRVLTVPRGESLLTALEAAGLKPASGCRMGICNTCACGKRAGTTRHLHTGDVEHEPVSALRLCVNSARSDLVLDL is encoded by the coding sequence ATGAACGCTGCCGCCACCCCTCGCATCGCCCCCCGCCGTCACCTGCTCAAACGCCTGGGACGTGTCCTGCTGGCGCCGGATGCCTTCGATTTCTGGGCCTCCCGACTGAAGTCGACCTGGTCCCTGGACCGCCCATTGGCGCGGATCGTGGCGCGGACGCCGGAATCCAGTGACACCTGCACGCTGCTGCTGCAACCCAACCGCCACTGGCGCGGGTTCCGGGCGGGGCAGCATCTGAATGTCTCCGCCGAGATCGACGGCACCCGCGTTACCCGCAGCTACAGCCTGAGCGATGCCCCGCGCGCCGACGGCCGCATCGCGATCACGGTCAAGGCCATGCCGGGCGGCAAGCTCAGCCAGTATCTGTGCCATGTCGCGAAGCCGGGCGACGTGCTCACGCTCGGTCCGGCGTACGGCGAGATGACGTTGCCGGAGCGCATCGAAGGCGCCTGGCTGTTCCTCGCCGCCGGTAGCGGCATCACGCCGATGATGGCGATGATCCGCGCACAGGCTGCACAGGGCATGCCGATGCCGATCGCGCTGGCGTACTGGGCGCGCAGCCGCGCCGAACTGTGTTTCGTCGACGAATTGCGCGCACTGGCCGCGCGCCAGCCGAATTTCCGGGTCGACTTCGTGCTGACGCGCGATGCCGATGCCGCCGATTGCCGTTACGGGCGCATCGATGCGTCGCTGTTGTCGTCATTCGCGCCCGACCTGCATCAACGCCGCGTGTTCGCCTGCGGCCCCGACGGCTTCGTCGCGGCAGCGCGCGCACTGACAGCCGAGCGCGCCGTCGCGTTCCTCGCCGAAGCGTTCACGCCACCGCAGCGTGTTGATGCCGATGTCGAAGGCGGCAGCGTTCAGCTGACGCTCGCTGCGAGCAACCGTGTGTTGACCGTGCCGCGCGGCGAATCGCTGCTGACCGCGCTCGAAGCCGCTGGACTGAAACCCGCGTCCGGCTGCCGCATGGGCATCTGCAACACCTGCGCCTGCGGCAAACGCGCCGGCACCACCCGTCACCTGCATACCGGGGATGTCGAGCACGAGCCGGTGTCCGCGCTCCGCCTTTGCGTGAACAGCGCCCGCAGCGATCTCGTTCTCGACCTGTAA